In Paenibacillus durus, the DNA window GTCGTTCTGGAACTGAACGGATTTTAAGGAACTTCGGTGCCCGCAGTACCGGATCATTTGAGATGGGGAGATCCTAGCGGGCGGAGTTGTGATACACTAACAGGATGCGGTTCAAAACAGAACGATCGGAGGATTAGAGGGCATGACTTCTTTTGAACAGATGCTGGATAAATACGCAAACTTGGTTATCAAAGTGGGAGTGAACATTCAGCCCGGACAGGTGCTGATGGTCCATGCTCCGCTGGAGACCGCCGAGCTGACCCGGCTGATTGTGGCCAAGGCGTATGAAGCGGGAGCCAAATACGTCATTGTGGATTGGGACGATGAAGCGGTTACCCGAATCCGTTACGAGAAAGCGCCGGAGGATTCCTTCGGCTACTACCCGCAGTGGCATGCGGATATGCTGGAGAAATTCGCTGAAGAGGGCGGCGCGATCCTGCATATTAAAGTGCCCGATCCAGAGCTGCTTCGCGGCATCGATTCGGCTAAAGTGTCAGCAGCCGTCAAAGCGGCGGCGGTTGCCCGTCAGAAGTACCAGGCCTATACCCGAAACAGCCGGATCAGTTGGTCGCTGGTCAAGGCTCCGACCCGGGCCTGGGCCGATAAAGTGTTCGCCGATCTGCCGGAGGAACAGCGCATTGACGCCATGTGGAAGGCGATCTTCCAGATGAACCGGGTCGAAGCGGAAGGCGATCCCGTCGCCGCTTGGCAGAAGCATATCGCGAATCTGAAGGAAAGCCAGGAGAAGCTAAACGCCAAGCGTTACAAAAGTCTGCATTACCGCGCGCCGGGAACGGATCTGCGAGTCGAGCTGCCGGAAGGCCATTTGTGGCGGGCGGCAGGCGGGGAGAATGAACAAGGCGTCTATTTTGTCGCCAATATGCCGACGGAGGAAGTGTACACGATGCCGCACCGTACCGGCGTGAACGGAACTGTAAGCAGTACAATGCCGCTTAATCTGAACGGACGGCTTGTGGACGG includes these proteins:
- a CDS encoding aminopeptidase translates to MTSFEQMLDKYANLVIKVGVNIQPGQVLMVHAPLETAELTRLIVAKAYEAGAKYVIVDWDDEAVTRIRYEKAPEDSFGYYPQWHADMLEKFAEEGGAILHIKVPDPELLRGIDSAKVSAAVKAAAVARQKYQAYTRNSRISWSLVKAPTRAWADKVFADLPEEQRIDAMWKAIFQMNRVEAEGDPVAAWQKHIANLKESQEKLNAKRYKSLHYRAPGTDLRVELPEGHLWRAAGGENEQGVYFVANMPTEEVYTMPHRTGVNGTVSSTMPLNLNGRLVDGIKLTFKEGKVTEFDASTGREHLASLLETDEGASYLGEMALVPHDSPISRLNRIFYNTGIDENASCHFALGSAYPVNIEGGTKLKQEELLAKGANVSLTHVDFMIGSAELDIDGELPDGTVEPVFRQGNWA